One part of the Rattus rattus isolate New Zealand chromosome 14, Rrattus_CSIRO_v1, whole genome shotgun sequence genome encodes these proteins:
- the LOC116883483 gene encoding type-1A angiotensin II receptor codes for MALNSSAEDGIKRIQDDCPKAGRHSYIFVMIPTLYSIIFVVGIFGNSLVVIVIYFYMKLKTVASVFLLNLALADLCFLLTLPLWAVYTAMEYRWPFGNHLCKIASASVSFNLYASVFLLTCLSIDRYLAIVHPMKSRLRRTMLVAKVTCIIIWLMAGLASLPAVIHRNVYFIENTNITVCAFHYESRNSTLPIGLGLTKNILGFLFPFLIILTSYTLIWKALKKAYEIQKNKPRNDDIFRIIMAIVLFFFFSWVPHQIFTFLDVLIQLGVIHDCKISDIVDTAMPITICIAYFNNCLNPLFYGFLGKKFKKYFLQLLKYIPPKAKSHSSLSTKMSTLSYRPSDNMSSSAKKPASCFEVE; via the coding sequence atggccCTTAACTCTTCTGCTGAAGATGGTATCAAAAGAATCCAAGATGACTGCCCCAAGGCTGGCAGGCACAGTTACATATTTGTCATGATCCCTACCCTCTACAGCATCATCTTTGTGGTGGGAATATTTGGAAACAGCTTGGTGGTGATCGTCATTTACTTTTACATGAAGCTGAAGACTGTGGCCAGCGTCTTTCTTCTCAATCTCGCCTTGGCTGACTTATGCTTTTTGCTGACTTTGCCACTGTGGGCAGTCTATACCGCTATGGAATACCGCTGGCCCTTCGGCAATCACCTATGTAAGATCGCTTCGGCCAGCGTGAGTTTCAACCTCTACGCCAGCGTGTTCCTTCTCACGTGTCTCAGCATCGACCGCTACCTGGCCATCGTCCACCCAATGAAGTCTCGCCTTCGCCGCACGATGCTGGTGGCCAAAGTCACCTGCATCATCATCTGGCTGATGGCTGGCTTGGCCAGTTTGCCAGCCGTCATCCACCGGAACGTATACTTCATCGAGAACACCAATATCACAGTGTGCGCGTTTCATTATGAGTCTCGGAATTCGACGCTCCCCATAGGGTTGGGCCTTACCAAGAACATTCTGGGCTTCCTGTTCCCTTTCCTTATCATTCTCACCAGCTATACCCTTATTTGGAAAGCTCTAAAGAAGGCGTATGAAATTCAGAAGAACAAACCAAGAAACGATGACATCTTTAGGATAATTATGGCgattgtgcttttcttcttcttttcctgggtCCCCCACCAAATATTCACTTTCCTGGATGTGCTGATTCAGCTGGGCGTCATCCACGACTGTAAAATTTCTGACATCGTGGACACTGCCATGCCCATCACCATCTGCATAGCGTATTTTAACAACTGCCTGAACCCTCTGTTTTACGGCTTTCTggggaagaaatttaaaaagtatttcctcCAGCTCCTGAAATATATTCCCCCAAAGGCCAAGTCCCACTCAAGCCTGTCTACGAAAATGAGCACGCTTTCTTACCGCCCTTCGGATAACATGAGCTCATCGGCCAAAAAGCCTGCGTCTTGTTTTGAGGTGGAGTGA